CAAAAGTCAACCAAAATGTTTCCCGGTATGGGACAGGAATTTATGCCGAGTTTAAACGAAGGTTCTTTTCTGCTGATGCCCACAACTATGCCCCATACAGGTGTTCAACAGAATCTGCAATATATTCAAACTTTGGACAGGCGTATTCAAAATATTCCCGAGGTAGAACTTACGGTTGGAAAATGGGGACGTGTAAATTCTGCATTAGACCCCGCTCCCACACAAATGTTTGAAAATACCATCAACTACATTCCGGAATACATTTTAAATGAAGAAGGACACCGGGAGCGATTTCAGGTAAATAAAAAAGGAGAATATGAATTAATCGGGGGTCAAACATACAATCCTGAAAGCGGGTTCAGAAAAATTCCCAAAGACAGTTTAATAACGGATAAAAACGGCAAATTTTTCAGACAATGGCGACCTGAAATAAAGAAAACTGACGATATATGGCAGGCAATCGTCAACGCATCGCATTTACCGGGGATGACTTCTGCTCCCAAACTTCAACCCATAGAAGCAAGATTAGTTATGCTTGCTACAGGAATGCGTGCACCCATGGGGTTGAAAATTTCAGGACCAGATTTGGAGTCTATTGCAACTGCCGGAAAAGAATTGGAAACGGCTCTAAAAGGAGTTCCATCTGTTATCCCATCTACTGTGTTTTATGATCGTGCTATCGGTGCACCTTATGTGGAGATTCATTTGGACAGAAATAAAATGGCGAGATACGGCATCACAGTAGAAGATTTACAGGAAGTGATAAGTTCGGCTGTTGGCGGAATGACATTAACCACTACCGTAGAAGGTCGGGAACGTTTTCCGGTAAGGCTTCGTTATCCACGAGAACTGAGAGACCATCCCGAGGCATTGAAAAAAATAATAATTCCTACCGCAACGGGAACGCAGATACCTCTGGAAGAAGTAGCTCATATAGGGTATGCAAAAGGAGCTCAGATGATACAAAGCGAAAACACCTTTTTAATCGGATATGTAATTTTTGACAAAATCAGTGGAAAAGCGGAGGTGGACGTAGTACACGAAGCAGATAAAATATTGAAAGGAAAATTAGCTTCGGGTGAATTAAAATTGCCCAAAGGTGTGAGCTACAAATTTGCCGGCAACTACGAGCAACAGGAACATGCCACCAAACGGCTGATGCTTGTTATTCCAATCAGCTTACTTGCCATCTTACTGATTTTATATTTTCAGTTTGAAACCGTAACGGCTTCACTCATTCATTTTTCAGGCGTATTTGTGGCATTTGCAGGTGGTTTTATTTTGTTGTGGTTATACAGTCAACCCTGGTTTATGAACTTTTCAGTCGGAGGTATGAATATGCGAGATTTGTTTCAGATGCACAACATTAATTTGAGTATTGCCGTCTGGGTGGGCTTTATTGCACTGTTTGGATTGGCAACTAATGATGGGGTTATTATGGGTACTTATATTCACGACACCTTTATTGCCCGCAATCCTCAAACAAAAGAAGAAGTAAGGGAAGCCGTAGTCTATGCAGGTTTAAAACGGGTACGACCGGCCGCAATGACCACTGCCACCGCATTGATTGCACTATTGCCCGTATTGACTTCTACCGGAAAGGGGGCTGAAATTATGGTACCAATGGCTATCCCCACATTTGGTGGAATGTTGATACAATCCATGACCATGTTTGTGGTGCCTGTATTTCAATGTTGGTGGAGAGAGTGGGCAATTCGCAAAGGACATCCAACCGAAAAATTAAAAAGAAATAAAATGGAAAATAAAATTAAAAATATCGGTTGTTTAATCATGTTAGTATTAACAACCATTGCTTTTCCCACACTATTGTTGGCACAAAGCACGGCAACAGATTCATTAGATTATTATATAGCAGTTGCAGTTCAAAATAACCCGGGAACGAAGGCTCAAAAATTGGCTTATGAAGCTTATTTGGAGAAAATACCGCAAGCGGGTGCTTTTGACGACCCCGAGTTTACCGGAGAATTTTACCCTTCTCCAATGAACATAATTGGTGGTCGTTCAATTGCCAACTTCAGTGTAATGCAAAGATTTCCCTGGTTTGGCACAAGAAAGTTAGCACGCATGGAGGCAGGTTACGAATCTGAAATGCAGTTTCAGCAGTACAAATCAGCTATGGACAACCTGATACTCCAGGTTTCCGTTCAATGGTATTCAATGCAGCGGCTGAATGAACAGATTAATAATAATATGGAGCAAAAAAAGTTTCTTAAAAACCTGGAAGAACTTGCATTAAGAAGGTATGCTGCTCCATCAGGCAGCGCTTCACCCGGTATGTCGGATGTGCTTAGAATACGATTGGAACAGACAGAAGTTGACAATAACATAGAAAGTCTAAAGGCATTACTAAGGTCGGAAAAAGCAAAATTTAATATGCTTTTAAACAGAGATGTAAACGAAACGGTGAATATCGGTAACGCTATCTTCAAAACAACTTTCTTGTTTCAGATTGAAGACATCCTAAAATCAATTGATGCCAACAATCCGGATTTACTGATGATTGAAAAAGAAATAATGGCATATAAAGCCAAAGCCGAAAAAGACAAAAAAATGAGCTATCCGATGCTTGGCATTGGCGTTCAGTATATGCTCATCGGCAAAACGAATGAAGAGATGTTTAAAATGGGAAGCATGAACGGCAGAGATATGGTCATGCCCATGGTGTCGGTTTCTTTACCTCTATTCCGCAAAAAATACCATGCACAACAAAATGAGAGCGTACTATGGCAGCAGTCAAATAAGGAAAAAAGAGAGAACACATATAATAATCTCAAAAGTGATTTATATGGTTTTAAAAATCAATTGGACGATGCCGAACGCTCCATTGCTCTTTATGAAAAACAAACAGAACTGGCACTTACCACTTACAACCTGACTGTGCAGGAATTTGTAACGGGCAAAGGCGATTTAACCAATGTTATTCAGGTGCAACGCCAGTTGTTGGATTACCAATTGAAGAAAGCCGAAGCCATAGCAGGTTATAATTCAATGGCAGTTTCAATTGAAAAATTAACCTCTTTTAATACATATCAAAAATAAAAAAAATGAAAAAATTAAAAAATATATTTAAAAACAGAGCCTCACAGTTTGTACTCATTCTGTTGGCAGGCATTTTATTAGGATGGTTGGTATTTGGCAGAACTGAAACCCACGACCATTCAAAGGAGATAGCGGCATCCGAAAAAAGCGGCACTATCTGGACTTGTTCTATGCACCCTCAAATCAGAATGGACAAACCGGGTAAGTGTCCTATCTGCGGCATGGATTTAATTCCTTTAAAAACAAACGATCACAACGACCACTCCAATCATGAAGTGGATGAAGATGCCATCCAGATGACCCCGGAAGCCATTGCATTGGCAAATATTCAAACTACGGTTGTCGGTCATCAAAAGGCAATTAAAGACATGCAGTTGTATGGAACCATTCAGATTGACGAGCGTTTGCAACACTCTCAAACTTCACACGTCAATGGTCGCATAGAAGCATTATATGCCAACTTTACGGGAGAACCTGTAAAACAAGGACAAGCCATTGCCAAAATATACTCTCCCGATTTGATGACGGCACAACAGGAGTTGCTGGAAGCAGCTAAATTAAACGATCTGCAACCGGGCTTGCTGGCAGCAGCTAAGGAAAAAATGAAGTTGTGGAAAATGACTGAGGAGCAAATTTCCAAAGTACTAAGTTCAAAAACAGTTTCTCCTTATGTAACTATTTACGCCAATACAAGTGGCGTAATTGTAAGTAAAAATGTGAATCAGGGTGATTATATCAGTCAGGGCTCAGTGTTGTATAACATCGCAAACTTAAACCGCTTGTGGGCTGTTTTTGATGCTTATGAAAGCGATTTACCTTTTCTCAAAGTTGGCAATCAGTTGGAATATACCTTACAAAGTTTGCCTGGCAAGGTCTTTAAAGGAAAGATCGTATTCATAAATCCTATTGTGGATGCTGTATCACGTACCGTCAAAATAAGGGTGGAAGTTAACAATGCCCAAAATTTACTCAAGCCTGAAATGTATGCTACCGCAGTAGTTAATGCACCAGTAAGAGGCTCTGGTAAAGATATTATTGTTCCCAAATCAGCAGTTCTATGGACAGGCAAACGCTCGGTGATTTATGTGAAAGAACAGGGGACTTCCATCCCCACTTTCAAAATGAGAGAAATTGAATTGGGAGCTTCATTGGGCGATAACTATGTAGTCCTTTCGGGTGTGGAGAATGGTGATGAAGTGGTAACAAATGGAGCTTTTTCTATTGATGCCAGTGCACAATTGGAAGGGAAAGTAAGTATGATGAACGAGAGCAAAGGAATGGTTTCAAACGAACACCATCATTAAATAGGTAACAATAAGATGAAACAAAAGCCAAAATGGAAAACAATAAGCCTTTCCGTAATAGGCTTTCTTGTTGCCTTTCAGTTCTATCAGCCTGCCCGTAATGTGTATGATGGGCAGGTTGAAGGATCTGATTTTATACAAGTATATAATCCGCCAAAAGCAGTAAATCAAATTTTGGAAAAATCCTGTTATAACTGCCACAGTAATAACACGAAATATGAATGGTTTGATTATATCCAACCTGGTAGAATGTTTGTTGAATCGCATATTACCAATGGAAAACAGGATCTGAATTTTAGCGAATGGAGCAACTATTATAGAGGCAAACAGGAGCGACTGTTGCAATCAATTGTAACTCAGGTGGAGAAAAATGAAATGCCCTTGCTGTCTTATCTCTGGCTGCATCCTGAGGCAAGACTTACAAAAGACGAAAAACAAGCATTGATAAATTGGATAAAAGACAAAAAATAAGCAATAAAATCATCAGGTAAATTAAAAATGGAAGTCACATTACAATCAACAGTCACTTGCCCAAACTGCGGACATAAGAAAGAAGAAACAATGCCGACAGTCGCTTGCCAATATTTTTACGAATGTGAAAAGTGCAAGACCATTTTGAAACCAAAACAAGGTGATTGTTGCGTATATTGTAGTTACGGAAATGTTGCTTGCCCACCAATTCAGCAAGACAAAAAATGTTGCTAAAAAAGCCAACGCTAAAGCCATACACATTGCCAAGTCGCACCAGCCAGTGCACAAGCCAAAACTTGGCAAAGAGTATGGCTTTTCCACCGCTGACTGACAACAGGACGAGAAGAACAACGAAGGCATAACAAGCAGTTTTGCAATAGCGGGGGTGAAGTGCTTAAATCAACATTTGTACTTCGATTGAAATTTTGTACATTAGCCGAACGAAAGTGCTTCGATTGCCCCGCCATCGCAAAGCTGCCGGACGTTATGCCTCATTGTAAAAAGCCGACCGCACAAATGGCACATTTGGTTTTTGCCGACACTCAACCCAACGCTGTAAAAACCAAAAGAGCCATTTTTTGCCAACGCCTCAAGACTGAAAAAATAATTTGAAAATAATTTGGAGACCACCCCCTGACCAGACGCATCTTTGCAGTGTAATTAATTTTAATCATTAAAAACATAAAACAATGAAACGACAAATTGAAGTGTTTACAGCAGGGTGTCCAGTATGTGAACCTGTAGTAAAAACAGTAAAAGAAATGGCTTGTGACTCTTGCGAGGTAACTGTTTACAACCTTGTTGAACAATGTGACGACAAAGTCTGTGTTGACAAGATGAAAAAGTATAACATTACTTCCCTTCCAGCGGTAGCTGTTAATGGAAAATTACTTGCTTGCTGTGAAAACAGAGGAGTAAGTAAGGAAGAATTAGCAGCCGCAGGTATCGGTAAAACCATTTAATTTTTTAACCATACAATCCAACTTCCAATTATTGGGGGTTGGATTGTATTTAATCAAACCATTATGTTACCGAGAGATTTAACAAAAGACCTTAAAGACAGATTGAATAGCATTAAAGGTCAGGTTGAAGGAGTAATAAAAATGCTTGACGAAAGTAATGACCCTGCCCAAATTTTAAATCAATTTAAGGCAGTAAACAAAGGTTTTGAAAAAGCACAGCACCTTCTATTAGATGAGGTTTTCAGAAAAACTTTGGCAATGATAATTTCCGAAGCATTAGAAGCCTGCCCGGGTAACTGTGGACAGGAAGAAAGAATATCAATTATCAAAAATCAATTCCCAGATTTAGGGCTTTATGAACTAACAGACAAAATGAAGGAAATTGATAAAGTTTATGAATATTTACTAAAAAAAAGAGAAGGTATGAAAGAAATATCATTAACCATTGACAATATGGTATGTCAAGGTTGTGCAGAAAAAATATCCGACATCTTAAAGGAAACCAAAGGTGTAGAAGATGTAAATACAAAGGCTATAAAAAAAATAGTGAACATCAAGTTTAATCCGACTGAAACTAATGAAAATGAACTGATTGCCATACTGACAAAAGCAGGATATAAACCTAAATAAAAAATATAAACTTATGGTTACGATAAAATCATTTAGCGTTTTATTAATCCTTCAAATGTTCTTTGTTGCTTGTTCGGGGAATAATTCACACAGCAACCAAACAACCATAAATGAGGGAGAGATAAAAGCAATTGAAATTCCTATTGAAGGTATGTCTTGTATGTCCTGTGTGGCAACGGTAAAGAAGAGCCTTTCAGGTATGGAGGGTGTTAAAGAGGTAAATGTTAGCCTAAAAGACAAAAAAAGCAACGGTAAAGTTCGACCCTAAAAAAATTACACCTGAACAGTTGCAAGAAGCTGTCAACAAGTTGGGTTATAAGGCAGGTACGATACAAGAAATTAATAAATGATGTTAGAGAACTTTTTGAATGAATTTATAAGCACTTTTCAAGAAGGTTCTATCCTTAGCTTAGGACTTGCTTTGTTGGCAGGATTGATTTCAAGTGGCGTTTGTCCTTGCACTTTACCCGTTGGACTTGGTTTTGCAGGTTATGTTGGCAGCACTACTATTCGTGAATCCAAAACAGGATTTTCGATAACATTTTCATTCTTTTTAGGAATTGTGTTTTGTTTGACAGTATTGGGAGCCATTGCCGGATATTTAGGAGTTTTTCTAACTGAAACTTTTGGCAAATATTGGGCATTGGTGATGGGGATAATATCAATAATTGCAGCAGGTATTGCCTTTTATGGTCCTTATTTGCGTGTGCGACAACTTGAAGCATTACGCAGACCAGGAATTGGCGGGTCATTTATATATGGTTTGATTTTTAGTTTGGGAACATCAGCAGCCCCCCTACTATTATTGTTGTCTTTTGCAGCATCTAAAGCAAGTATTTTCTACGGACTGATTTTGGCACTTTTATTTGGAATCGGAAGAGGATTGCCTTTTTTAGTAGTTGGTCTTTTTGCAAGCTCTGTTTCAAAACTTGCCAAATTGACTTGGTTAAGGAAAAGTATTTAAATTATAAGCGGAGTAGCATTACTTTATTTGAGTTTCTATTTTTTTAGACTATTCAGTTACTATTTATAAAACGAGACAAAATTCCAACCCTTCACATCCATACACATTGGCAAGTCGCTCAAAAAGCCAACGCACAAGCCAAAACTTGCCAAAGAGTATGGCTGCCCCACCGCTGACAGACGGACGAAAAAGAACAACGAAGGCATAACAGCACCTAAACGCAAGCAGGGGTTTTGTGCTTCGTAGGACAGGAAAGTAGTATATTTGAAGTTCAGTTCTTAGTAGAAAGTGTAGTGGTTTAAGCCCTGCCTGCGTTTAGCTGCAAACCGTTATGCCCAAGCGTACGAAACGACATCACTAACAATAAAATAATTATTATGAGACCATTAATTTTAGAATTCACAGAAAAACCAACATTAAAGAATCTTGACTTTTCTTTAATTGAGTATTCTCATAAGCAAAACCTGTCTGTTATCAAAGACACTGAAATGCCAGCAATTAAATTTGTATCAATGGACACTGAAACATTTACTAGAACAACAGGTGAACCAACCGATTCGGACAATGACTATAAATTAAGTCTTAGACGAGTTTTGGATACAAGCACAGATACGTTTACTTCGACAGAACCAAGTGACAGCGACAATGATTTAAAAAGACTGAAGTTGTTAATGGACACTCAAACAATCACAGAATCAGTAGAAGGAACAGATTCAGATAAATGATTTTAATAATAACACATAAAGAAGATTTTACTACTGACTTCGTAATTGAAAAATTAAACGAACAGAACATTAAATACTTCCGATTGAACTGTGAAGATTTAAACAAAAACAACTATTTGTTTGACAATTCTAATGATTTCAATTTTTCAATAAATGGAATTAGTGAGTTTTCGTCAGTATGGTTTCGAAGGACTAAACTTCCTGATATTGATACAACAGACCAAGACAAAAAAATATTCTTGCTTGCTGACTATGAATCGTTATTCGACAATTTATTCAATTTAATAAATTCCAAAAAGTGGTTAAGTAATCCAAATTATATTTACAAAGCTGAGAACAAATTGTATCAATTACAAAAAGCAAAGGAAATTGGTTTTAACATTCCGAATACAATTGTAACCAATAACCACAAACAACTTAGCGAATTTGTAAGTGACAACGCCAACGAAGTAATTATCAAACCAATCAGACAAGGACGCATTCAACTTTCTGATGGAGTAAAAACGATATTTACAAATCAAGTTGGTAAAGAAGTTTTAGAAAACTTGATTGAATATGATTTAACACCTTGTATTGTTCAAAACCTAATTCAAAAAGAATATGAACTTAGGATAACTGTTGTGGGAGACAAAGTTTTTTCTGCTAAAATTAATTCTCAAGAAAATGAAAACACTCAAACAGATTGGCGAAAAGAAAAAAATCCATTCTTTGAATGCTATATTCCACAAGAAATTGAAAATAAATGTATCAAACTATTAACGGAATTAAACATTTCATTCGGAGCCATAGACTTAATAAAGGATAAGAATGGAGAATATATATTTTTAGAAATCAACCCCAATGGTCAATGGGCTTGGATTGAAATGGAAACAGGACTAAAAATATCCGAAGCCATCATAAATTTTTTAACTACGACAGAATGATAGGCAAATATTTGGTTTATATTGGGTTAAAGGAGAAGTCTCTAAAGTCTGTAGCTCAAGAAAATGAGTCAAGCAATACGCCAATTGCGAAGGAATCCTATGCTCCTGCAACAAGCATCAAAGTTGCCGAAAGATATTTAACATACTTAAAAGAAATTCACGATTATCAGCGAGACAGAAGAACAACAATTGAAAACAAAAATTCCCAATTAGTTGGTCAAGCAAGTATTGTAACATCAATATTTGCACTTTTTATTCCTTTATTAATTGACAATCTAAATGGCGTAACCTTATGGATTAAAATCCCATTATCATTACTTTTTCTGATTGTAATGTTTCATTACCTTTTATCAATTCTCCACGCCATTAAAACTTTAACAGTCAACAAATATAAATATCCAGGGCGCAGCACTAAATCAGTCACTAAAACAGATAGAAAAGATAAGGAATTAGACTTCGTTAACTCCGAAATTGAAGACTTGGTTTATATAATCAATAATACTACCCCGATTGACAATATGAAAGGTGGTAATTTAATTTTCGGTGCAAGATGTTTCAAAATTGGAAACATTGGATTCGGAATAATGACTCTTCTAGTAATTGTTTCAACCTTTACATTAAAGAGAGAGAGTCAAGAATTAACAATCAAAAATTTGAACGATATAAAACTTGATATTCCGGACACTTTAAATACAAGAGTTTATGGTTTAGAACTAAAGGATACATTAACTATTAGAATCGACTCAATAAACAATAAAATTTATCAAATAAACAGACTGAATGGCAAGGCAAAATGAAGAAACGCCAGCACACAACAGGCGTTTGATTCAATGGCGGGTGATGTGTCGCATTACGCGTGTCAGTTAACGTTACAAGGTTCGTTGAAGACGATCAGGGTAAAGGATTGACAGTTGCGCTGCTGTACCATTCCGGTTGTAAACGGGACGGCTCAATTTTGAAGTACTGTGTTCTTGAACCAGGAAGAGTTGCTTCATCAAGGCTTCGTTGCTTGGGTTTGGTCCATTCGATTTCATCACGGAGCGAAGCTGCCGGTGACAGTCTTCGATGCTGTTGGTGGTGTACGGCGATGAACCCGATTGTATTGTGGGTATATTCTGACACCCCCCACTCCCCCATCACTATTTTTGTCGTATGACTCTAAACCCGGCAGATCGGTGGAACCAGCGCTATGCGCAACCTGAGTACGCCTACGGCTCGTTGCCAAATGTATATTTTCAGTCACGCCTCGATGAACTGACTCCCGGTACTATACTCCTGCCTGCCGATGGCGAAGGACGTAACGGTGTGTACGCCGCTACACGCGGATGGGATGTTGATTCGTTCGATATTAGCACAGAGGGACAAAAAAAGGCTCTTGCCCTTGCAAAGGAAAGGAATGTTAATATTCGTTACCATGTGGGGACGCTTGACACAGCCCCCTTCCTGAATCAAACGTTCGATGCCCTTGCCCTGGTATATGCTCACTTTTCTCCCGATACCCGTTCTGATTACCTGGCATCGCTGGTTAACCTGCTGAAGGTAGGGGGCTATGTCATATTCGAGGCGTTTAGCAAGGAGAACTTGCTGTACCGTGGTAAGAATCCTGGCATTGGCGGTCCGCCCGATGCCGGTAGTCTGTACTCGCTGCAAGAGGTGCGCTCTGCGTTTGAACACTTTTCAATTGTTGAACTCGCCCAGGTTGAAACAGAGCTGCACGAGGGCCTATATCATAACGGTCTCGGCTCGGTAATTCGGTTTTTTGGTCGTAAGCTGTGAGGTAATGATGTTTACAATGGTGCTTCTTGCGGTTCTGGTCCTTCTGGCAATGATTAATCTGGTGCTTTTGATGCGAAGCAATTCATCAGGAGATGCCGGTGTACTGTCTTCATTGTCGAAGCTGGACACAGAACTGCAGCGCATAGACCCGCTTGTGCGCGACGAGTTCTCAAGGAGCCGTACTGAAAGCCAGCAGTCGTTCAAAGACAATCGCGAAGAGTTAACAAATTCGTTTTCAACCCTTGGTCGGACGCTCTCCGCCACTGTTTCGGAGCTGTCAACTGCACAGAAGAACCAGTTCGATACCTTTTCGAACCAGTTGACGGAATTCGCGAAAGCCACAGCTGCCACACAGACTGAGCGCTATGACGAACTGGGCAAGCGACTGGATGCCATAAAGCAGGATACAGAAAACAAGCTGAAGGAAATTCGGGATACCGTCGAAAGCAAGCTGCGCCATATCCAGGAAGACAATAGTGTTAAGCTTGAAGAAATGCGCAAGACTGTTGACGAAAAGCTCCACGAAACAGTCGAAAAACGGTTCAATGAATCCTTCAAGGTTATCAGTGAGCGGCTCGAACAAGTGCATAAGGGGCTTGGCGAGATGCAAACCCTGGCCACCGGCGTGGGTGACTTAAAACGGGTACTAACAAACGTTAAGACCAGAGGCACTTACGGCGAAGTTCAGTTGGGAACGATACTTGAACAGATTTTCTCACCTGAGCAATATTCAACGAATGCAGTAGTGAAGCCGGGAAGTCTGGAGCGGGTTGAATTTGTGATCAATCTGCCGGGTACGTCAGGTGATGATACGCCTGTACTGCTGCCAATCGATTCAAAGTTTCCTGTTGAAGATTACATTCGTCTGGTTGATGCCTACGAACAACCAGCCGACCCACAGGAAATTGAACAATTGTCGAAACAGTTCGAAAATGCAGTCAAAAAGAATGCAAAGGACATTCGCGATAAGTACATCAACGTACCGGTAACGACAGACTTTGCAATCATGTTTGTACCGACGGAAGGCCTCTACGCCGAAATCCTCCGTCGGCAGGGTCTGTTCGAACAACTCCAGCGCGAACACAAGGTAACCGTTGTCGGGCCAACAAACCTTGTTGCCTATCTCAGCAGTCTGCAAATGGGCTTCAAGACCCTTGCCATTGAAAAACGGTCGAGTGAGGTGTGGGAACTTCTCGGGGCGGTAAAGACGCAATTTGGTAAGTTTGGTGACATCCTTGACAAGACAAAGAAAAAACTGCAGGAA
This is a stretch of genomic DNA from Ignavibacteria bacterium. It encodes these proteins:
- a CDS encoding efflux RND transporter permease subunit, translated to MLNKFINYFLNNRVVTLLLLLTVLIWGLVTAPFNWHQNLLPNNPVPVDAIPNLGDNQQIVATEWMGRSPKDIQEQITYPLTTSLLGMPGVKTIRSTSMFGMSFIYIIFEENVEFYWSRSRILEKLNSLPAGTLPTGVTPTLGPDATALGQVFWYTLEGRNPKTGKPTGGWDPDELRTIQDFYAKYSLSSAEGVSEVASIGGFIKEYQVDINPDALRAYNLTIMDVMTAIQKSNLDIGAETIEVNKVEYLVRGLGYIKTVEDLENAVVTVRNNIPVKIKDVAFVNLGPAPRRGGLDKEGVEAVGGVVVARFGANPLEVINNVKAKIAEMEAGLPQKTLSDGSISKVTVVPFYDRSGLIHETIGTLESALAHEILISIIVVIVLVFNLRASLIISSILPLGVLATFIFMKYLGVEANIVALSGIAIAIGVMVDVGVVFVESIIRYMEEERKQGIESKGKAFVNLISKAVSEVSGAITTAMLTTIVSFLPVFAMEAQEGKLFRPLAFTKTFAITSAFILGLIVIPTIAYYVFSIKIERKKLRRIMNYILVVSGIALWIYSGIFASVALTLIGLNNLFISQWKGERIANYVNIAITLVVVLSYLSEEWLPLGTQAKLSTNFVFVFIAIAFVLGLLWILVIYYEKILRWALTHRWKFMAIPILTLLWGMLAWQGTDKTFGFVAKGFESVGWKSFKETGFWQKSTKMFPGMGQEFMPSLNEGSFLLMPTTMPHTGVQQNLQYIQTLDRRIQNIPEVELTVGKWGRVNSALDPAPTQMFENTINYIPEYILNEEGHRERFQVNKKGEYELIGGQTYNPESGFRKIPKDSLITDKNGKFFRQWRPEIKKTDDIWQAIVNASHLPGMTSAPKLQPIEARLVMLATGMRAPMGLKISGPDLESIATAGKELETALKGVPSVIPSTVFYDRAIGAPYVEIHLDRNKMARYGITVEDLQEVISSAVGGMTLTTTVEGRERFPVRLRYPRELRDHPEALKKIIIPTATGTQIPLEEVAHIGYAKGAQMIQSENTFLIGYVIFDKISGKAEVDVVHEADKILKGKLASGELKLPKGVSYKFAGNYEQQEHATKRLMLVIPISLLAILLILYFQFETVTASLIHFSGVFVAFAGGFILLWLYSQPWFMNFSVGGMNMRDLFQMHNINLSIAVWVGFIALFGLATNDGVIMGTYIHDTFIARNPQTKEEVREAVVYAGLKRVRPAAMTTATALIALLPVLTSTGKGAEIMVPMAIPTFGGMLIQSMTMFVVPVFQCWWREWAIRKGHPTEKLKRNKMENKIKNIGCLIMLVLTTIAFPTLLLAQSTATDSLDYYIAVAVQNNPGTKAQKLAYEAYLEKIPQAGAFDDPEFTGEFYPSPMNIIGGRSIANFSVMQRFPWFGTRKLARMEAGYESEMQFQQYKSAMDNLILQVSVQWYSMQRLNEQINNNMEQKKFLKNLEELALRRYAAPSGSASPGMSDVLRIRLEQTEVDNNIESLKALLRSEKAKFNMLLNRDVNETVNIGNAIFKTTFLFQIEDILKSIDANNPDLLMIEKEIMAYKAKAEKDKKMSYPMLGIGVQYMLIGKTNEEMFKMGSMNGRDMVMPMVSVSLPLFRKKYHAQQNESVLWQQSNKEKRENTYNNLKSDLYGFKNQLDDAERSIALYEKQTELALTTYNLTVQEFVTGKGDLTNVIQVQRQLLDYQLKKAEAIAGYNSMAVSIEKLTSFNTYQK
- a CDS encoding efflux RND transporter periplasmic adaptor subunit, with protein sequence MKKLKNIFKNRASQFVLILLAGILLGWLVFGRTETHDHSKEIAASEKSGTIWTCSMHPQIRMDKPGKCPICGMDLIPLKTNDHNDHSNHEVDEDAIQMTPEAIALANIQTTVVGHQKAIKDMQLYGTIQIDERLQHSQTSHVNGRIEALYANFTGEPVKQGQAIAKIYSPDLMTAQQELLEAAKLNDLQPGLLAAAKEKMKLWKMTEEQISKVLSSKTVSPYVTIYANTSGVIVSKNVNQGDYISQGSVLYNIANLNRLWAVFDAYESDLPFLKVGNQLEYTLQSLPGKVFKGKIVFINPIVDAVSRTVKIRVEVNNAQNLLKPEMYATAVVNAPVRGSGKDIIVPKSAVLWTGKRSVIYVKEQGTSIPTFKMREIELGASLGDNYVVLSGVENGDEVVTNGAFSIDASAQLEGKVSMMNESKGMVSNEHHH
- a CDS encoding heme-binding domain-containing protein, coding for MKQKPKWKTISLSVIGFLVAFQFYQPARNVYDGQVEGSDFIQVYNPPKAVNQILEKSCYNCHSNNTKYEWFDYIQPGRMFVESHITNGKQDLNFSEWSNYYRGKQERLLQSIVTQVEKNEMPLLSYLWLHPEARLTKDEKQALINWIKDKK
- a CDS encoding thioredoxin family protein — its product is MKRQIEVFTAGCPVCEPVVKTVKEMACDSCEVTVYNLVEQCDDKVCVDKMKKYNITSLPAVAVNGKLLACCENRGVSKEELAAAGIGKTI
- a CDS encoding metal-sensing transcriptional repressor; translated protein: MLPRDLTKDLKDRLNSIKGQVEGVIKMLDESNDPAQILNQFKAVNKGFEKAQHLLLDEVFRKTLAMIISEALEACPGNCGQEERISIIKNQFPDLGLYELTDKMKEIDKVYEYLLKKREGMKEISLTIDNMVCQGCAEKISDILKETKGVEDVNTKAIKKIVNIKFNPTETNENELIAILTKAGYKPK
- a CDS encoding sulfite exporter TauE/SafE family protein — translated: MMLENFLNEFISTFQEGSILSLGLALLAGLISSGVCPCTLPVGLGFAGYVGSTTIRESKTGFSITFSFFLGIVFCLTVLGAIAGYLGVFLTETFGKYWALVMGIISIIAAGIAFYGPYLRVRQLEALRRPGIGGSFIYGLIFSLGTSAAPLLLLLSFAASKASIFYGLILALLFGIGRGLPFLVVGLFASSVSKLAKLTWLRKSI
- a CDS encoding class I SAM-dependent methyltransferase, translating into MTLNPADRWNQRYAQPEYAYGSLPNVYFQSRLDELTPGTILLPADGEGRNGVYAATRGWDVDSFDISTEGQKKALALAKERNVNIRYHVGTLDTAPFLNQTFDALALVYAHFSPDTRSDYLASLVNLLKVGGYVIFEAFSKENLLYRGKNPGIGGPPDAGSLYSLQEVRSAFEHFSIVELAQVETELHEGLYHNGLGSVIRFFGRKL